A DNA window from Magnetococcales bacterium contains the following coding sequences:
- a CDS encoding acyl carrier protein, with translation MKSKIRIIILDVLGIKQNCENDIQIAVYRTPGWDSLATIEIVEKIEEVFSVEISDLEMVRCDSLEALHGLLLEKMSDKRNIRN, from the coding sequence ATGAAAAGCAAAATAAGGATAATTATACTAGACGTGCTCGGAATAAAACAAAATTGTGAAAATGATATCCAGATTGCAGTCTACCGTACTCCAGGCTGGGACAGTTTGGCAACGATTGAAATAGTTGAGAAGATTGAAGAAGTGTTTTCCGTCGAAATATCCGACTTAGAAATGGTAAGGTGTGATTCTCTAGAGGCCCTCCACGGGTTGCTGCTAGAAAAAATGTCTGACAAAAGAAACATTCGTAATTGA
- a CDS encoding alpha/beta hydrolase, whose amino-acid sequence MTVRDLRFTSFDGVELEGTLEIPQGGVFDQLLVMVPGINVTRDEYLGFYTRLASQLRENSIASFRFDWRCHGFDSSRPLSELTLAGLYNDIDAAVRIASESINKISKISVLAQSFSGGVASTWCSRNESMIDKCVLFAPILDYIHEYIKGSDEGGRAGESKGNYDGLSDNAIVELTQKNTLVSWGKPFGRPIINEFKAFETLLPTKNIWIFHGDKDAGVDITISRNRVKGDHNEAKLIEIPGADHGFAQPGDANFKEEKTKFFQASVFEELIGLLNHGSLSGKFPVIG is encoded by the coding sequence ATGACCGTTAGAGATTTACGATTTACCAGTTTTGATGGTGTTGAGCTTGAGGGAACGCTCGAAATTCCACAGGGGGGAGTATTTGATCAATTGCTTGTTATGGTGCCAGGCATTAACGTTACCAGGGACGAATACTTAGGATTTTATACTAGGCTTGCAAGTCAACTACGTGAGAATTCAATAGCGTCATTTCGTTTCGACTGGCGTTGTCATGGTTTTGACTCAAGTCGCCCACTATCCGAATTAACGTTGGCGGGATTGTACAACGATATTGATGCCGCAGTAAGAATAGCTAGCGAGTCGATCAATAAAATATCTAAAATTTCAGTTCTTGCTCAATCATTCTCCGGAGGTGTAGCTTCAACTTGGTGTTCCAGAAACGAGAGTATGATAGATAAGTGTGTTCTTTTTGCCCCAATCCTTGACTACATTCATGAGTACATTAAGGGTTCGGACGAAGGCGGTAGAGCTGGAGAGAGCAAGGGGAACTATGACGGTCTATCTGATAACGCGATAGTCGAATTAACGCAGAAGAATACACTTGTTTCATGGGGAAAGCCATTCGGGAGACCGATAATTAACGAATTCAAAGCTTTTGAAACTTTGCTGCCGACTAAAAATATCTGGATATTTCATGGTGATAAAGATGCAGGGGTAGACATTACAATTTCGAGAAACCGCGTTAAGGGAGACCATAATGAAGCAAAACTCATAGAAATCCCAGGAGCAGATCATGGTTTTGCTCAACCTGGTGATGCAAATTTCAAAGAAGAAAAGACAAAGTTCTTTCAGGCATCAGTGTTCGAGGAGCTTATTGGGTTGTTAAACCATGGTTCCCTTAGTGGAAAATTTCCAGTGATAGGCTAG